One region of Spiroplasma endosymbiont of Asaphidion curtum genomic DNA includes:
- the trmD gene encoding tRNA (guanosine(37)-N1)-methyltransferase TrmD, producing the protein MTTIQIITLFPELFVSFINTSIIKNAVKKEKVKFNIINLRDFAIDKHQQVDDYQYGGGNGMVLMAPIVVAAINYARKQIPNSQVILLSPQGKTFKQHIASEMASSNNSLILVCGHYEGFDERIKDFVDIEISIGDYVLSAGEIASMVISDAVIRLLPGVIQESSHQNDSFTSKHLDYPVFTKPLVFNDQQVPDVLLSGHHKNIDIWRKQQAFYNTYKKRPDLIDLNQLTPQEQIWIAELKKDKK; encoded by the coding sequence ATGACAACAATTCAAATTATCACTTTATTTCCTGAACTCTTTGTTAGTTTTATTAATACATCAATTATTAAGAATGCTGTTAAGAAAGAAAAAGTAAAGTTTAATATCATTAATCTTCGTGATTTTGCTATTGATAAGCATCAACAAGTTGATGATTATCAATATGGTGGTGGTAATGGGATGGTATTAATGGCACCGATTGTAGTTGCGGCAATAAATTATGCTCGTAAGCAAATCCCTAATAGTCAAGTGATTTTATTATCGCCACAAGGAAAAACATTTAAACAGCATATTGCTAGTGAAATGGCTAGTAGTAATAATTCATTAATTTTAGTTTGTGGTCATTATGAAGGATTTGATGAAAGAATTAAAGATTTTGTTGATATTGAAATATCCATTGGTGATTATGTACTTAGTGCTGGTGAAATTGCTAGTATGGTTATAAGTGATGCTGTTATTCGCTTATTACCAGGTGTTATTCAAGAATCGTCACATCAAAATGATTCATTTACTAGTAAGCATTTAGATTATCCTGTATTTACTAAACCATTAGTTTTTAATGATCAACAAGTTCCTGATGTCTTATTATCAGGTCATCATAAAAATATTGATATTTGAAGAAAACAACAAGCTTTTTATAATACATATAAAAAGCGACCAGATTTAATTGATTTAAATCAATTAACACCACAAGAACAAATTTGAATTGCTGAATTAAAAAAAGATAAAAAATAA
- the ylqF gene encoding ribosome biogenesis GTPase YlqF, translating to MEKLNINWFPGHMARAIRLMKEKLALVDLVIELRDARAVNSSINPIIQELFKNKPRIIILNKKDLSDKKVNQEWMSFLKKDPLVKVVLTNLLVDQPKNEIILLINELLNDKINHQKSRGIPNWQIKVMIIGIPNVGKSRLINNLVKRKVSNVANQPGVTRGIQWVKLAQNIHLLDTPGILWPKLDDPLVAMHLSLIGAIKEQLLPFIDISYYAFNFLAKHYPHILKEYYALIIELKQDMETKEMDCYFLQMAKANNVLGSSEQQIIQMMTNFYYAFTKGTIKNISWEKPK from the coding sequence ATGGAAAAGTTAAATATTAATTGATTTCCAGGTCATATGGCAAGAGCTATTCGCTTGATGAAAGAAAAATTAGCATTAGTTGATTTAGTGATTGAACTTCGTGATGCTAGAGCTGTTAACTCTAGTATTAATCCGATTATTCAAGAGTTGTTTAAAAATAAACCACGAATTATTATTTTGAATAAGAAAGATTTAAGTGATAAGAAAGTAAATCAAGAATGAATGTCATTTTTAAAAAAAGACCCGTTAGTTAAAGTAGTATTAACTAATTTATTAGTTGATCAACCCAAAAATGAAATTATTTTGTTAATTAATGAATTATTGAATGATAAAATTAATCATCAAAAATCTCGTGGGATACCAAATTGACAAATTAAGGTGATGATTATTGGGATTCCTAATGTCGGCAAATCACGGTTAATTAATAATTTAGTTAAAAGAAAAGTAAGTAATGTTGCCAATCAACCAGGAGTTACGAGAGGGATTCAATGAGTTAAGTTAGCACAAAATATTCATTTATTAGATACTCCGGGAATTTTATGACCTAAACTTGATGATCCACTAGTGGCGATGCATTTGTCATTAATTGGAGCTATTAAAGAGCAATTATTACCATTTATTGATATTAGTTACTATGCGTTTAATTTTTTAGCAAAGCATTATCCTCATATTTTAAAGGAATATTATGCGCTTATTATTGAGTTAAAACAAGATATGGAAACTAAAGAAATGGATTGTTATTTTTTACAAATGGCTAAAGCAAATAATGTATTAGGTTCTTCTGAACAACAAATTATTCAAATGATGACAAATTTTTATTATGCTTTTACAAAAGGAACAATTAAAAATATTTCTTGAGAAAAACCAAAATAA
- the rplS gene encoding 50S ribosomal protein L19 — translation MNMQLDRQITEQQLRTDIPKFKSGNTVSVAVEINEGNKKRTQVFTGLVLKRQGSGISSSFTVRKLTGSISVERTFPLHSPLISKIEVLKIGRVRRARLYYMRDRIGKAAKIKEVVSFNKKKNKAEY, via the coding sequence ATGAATATGCAATTAGATCGACAAATTACTGAACAACAACTTCGTACTGATATTCCAAAATTTAAATCTGGCAATACAGTAAGTGTTGCTGTTGAAATTAATGAAGGTAACAAAAAAAGAACACAAGTTTTTACTGGTTTAGTTTTAAAACGTCAAGGGTCAGGTATTAGTTCTAGTTTTACCGTAAGAAAACTTACTGGTAGTATTAGCGTTGAAAGAACTTTCCCTTTACATTCACCATTAATAAGTAAGATTGAAGTTTTAAAAATTGGTCGTGTTAGAAGAGCGAGATTATACTATATGCGTGATCGTATTGGTAAAGCTGCAAAAATTAAAGAAGTAGTTAGTTTTAATAAGAAAAAAAATAAGGCAGAATATTAA
- the rimM gene encoding ribosome maturation factor RimM (Essential for efficient processing of 16S rRNA), with amino-acid sequence MKFVKIGKVINTHALKGEVKIRCLMPKYERFFDVNHDIYFYDSNSYTYEILTVDSSRSHKGDLLVKFKNYDYINDILFLKTQDLFQLSNNSHLVNDDEVKNYIGLQVINVDDNSLIGEVIDYFITKAHGVFVIQTVVGKQKMLADVSQFIINIFWEQNAVYVKLINNW; translated from the coding sequence ATGAAGTTTGTTAAAATTGGTAAGGTTATTAATACCCATGCTTTAAAAGGCGAAGTAAAAATTAGATGCTTAATGCCTAAATATGAACGATTCTTTGATGTTAATCATGATATATATTTTTATGATTCTAATAGTTATACTTATGAAATATTAACGGTTGATAGTTCTAGAAGTCATAAAGGTGATCTTTTAGTTAAATTTAAAAATTATGATTATATTAACGACATTTTATTTTTAAAGACTCAAGATTTATTTCAACTTAGTAATAATTCTCATTTAGTAAATGATGATGAAGTTAAAAACTATATTGGATTACAAGTTATCAATGTTGATGATAATTCACTTATTGGTGAAGTAATTGATTACTTTATTACTAAAGCGCATGGTGTTTTTGTTATTCAAACAGTTGTTGGTAAACAAAAAATGTTGGCCGATGTTTCACAGTTTATTATAAATATTTTTTGAGAACAAAATGCTGTTTATGTTAAGTTAATTAATAATTGATAA